From Candidatus Methylomirabilota bacterium, one genomic window encodes:
- a CDS encoding NAD(P)-dependent oxidoreductase has translation MAVLVTGSGLVGSQIARLLVEAGDRPVLFDRAPDLDALADIVDPGRLTLVQGDLLNPLDL, from the coding sequence ATGGCTGTGCTGGTCACCGGATCCGGTCTGGTGGGGTCGCAGATCGCCCGTCTCCTGGTGGAGGCCGGCGACCGCCCGGTGCTTTTCGACCGCGCCCCCGACCTCGACGCGCTCGCCGACATCGTCGATCCTGGCCGCCTCACCCTTGTCCAGGGCGACCTCCTGAACCCCCTCGACCTG
- a CDS encoding cupin domain-containing protein — MPISNDPSTTLTAYQAWQKSEGIPVIRGFYVEDLRSVEVQPWPSRGGRGVFIDMEGTGGTNDAYVCEIPAGGQLAPQRHLYEEVIYVLQGRGATTVWIEGGSKVSFEWQTGSLFAVPLNAWHQHFNASGTEVARYYAVTTAPLVMNLFHNHDFVFNNPFVFKDRFGGEADTFSGKGTFLASRIWEANFIPDVKKFALIEWKERGAGGRNIMFELANNTLIAHISEFPVGTYKKAHRHGPGAHVITLGGKGYSLLWPEGAKPTKVDWHEGSVVVPPDLWWHQHFNAGASPARYLAIRWGSVKHKLDDKYSRLDQDRATGGNQIEYADEDPAVRALFDSELAKEGVESRMPAVARR; from the coding sequence ATGCCAATTTCCAACGATCCGTCCACCACGCTCACCGCCTACCAGGCCTGGCAGAAATCCGAAGGCATCCCCGTCATCCGCGGGTTCTACGTCGAAGATCTGAGATCGGTGGAGGTCCAGCCCTGGCCTAGCCGGGGCGGGCGCGGCGTCTTCATCGACATGGAGGGGACCGGCGGGACCAACGACGCCTATGTGTGCGAGATCCCGGCCGGGGGACAGCTCGCGCCCCAGCGGCACCTCTACGAAGAGGTCATCTACGTCCTCCAGGGGCGGGGTGCGACGACCGTGTGGATCGAGGGCGGCTCCAAGGTCAGCTTCGAGTGGCAGACGGGCAGTCTCTTCGCGGTCCCGCTCAACGCCTGGCACCAGCACTTCAACGCCTCGGGAACCGAGGTGGCGCGCTATTACGCCGTGACCACGGCGCCCCTGGTCATGAATCTGTTCCACAACCACGACTTCGTCTTCAACAACCCCTTCGTCTTCAAGGATCGCTTCGGCGGGGAGGCGGACACCTTCAGCGGCAAGGGCACCTTCCTGGCCAGCCGGATCTGGGAGGCCAACTTCATTCCCGACGTGAAGAAATTCGCGCTCATCGAATGGAAGGAGCGCGGCGCCGGCGGCCGCAACATCATGTTCGAGCTGGCCAACAACACGCTGATCGCCCACATCTCCGAGTTCCCGGTCGGCACCTACAAGAAGGCCCATCGCCACGGCCCCGGGGCCCACGTCATCACCCTCGGCGGCAAGGGTTACTCGCTCCTCTGGCCAGAGGGGGCGAAGCCCACGAAGGTGGACTGGCACGAGGGCAGCGTGGTCGTGCCGCCGGACCTCTGGTGGCACCAGCACTTCAATGCCGGCGCCAGCCCGGCCCGCTACCTGGCGATTCGCTGGGGAAGCGTCAAGCACAAGCTCGACGACAAGTACAGCCGCCTCGATCAGGACCGAGCGACGGGCGGCAACCAGATCGAGTACGCGGACGAGGATCCTGCCGTGCGCGCGCTCTTCGACAGCGAGCTGGCCAAAGAGGGCGTCGAGAGCCGCATGCCGGCCGTCGCCCGCCGCTGA